The genomic segment GAGGTATCGGACAACGCGATTGACGAGGCGCTGGCCGGGCATTGCGATCTGGTCCTGATCGAACTCAACCCCGATGGCTCGGTCAGTGTCGAGGACAATGGCCGCGGTATTCCGACCGGGATGCACAAGGAAGAGGGCGTGTCCGCAGCCGAGGTTATCATGACTCAACTGCACGCCGGCGGTAAGTTTGAAAACACATCCGACGACAATGCCTATAAGGTGTCGGGCGGTCTGCACGGCGTGGGTGTGTCGGTTGTGAACGCGCTGTCGGAATTTCTCGAACTCACCATCTGGCGTGAGGGTAAAGAGCATTGGATGCGCTTCGAACATGGCGATGCCGTGGGGCCGCTCAAGGTCGTGGGCGACGCGCCCGAGGGCAAGAAAGGCACCCGCGTGACCTTCATGGCCTCGACCGAGACATTCAAAAATGTCCTCGAATTCGACTTTGACAAGCTGGAGCATCGCTACCGCGAACTGGCTTTCCTCAACTCGGGCGTCCGCATTCTGCTGCGCGACAAGCGGCATGAGGACATCAAGGAGCATGACCTGTTCTACGAAGGCGGCATCGGCGCGTTCGTCAAATATCTCGACCGTAACAAGACCGCGCTGCTCGCCGATCCTATTGCCATTTCGTCGAACCGCGACGGCATCGGCATCGACGTCGCGCTGGAATGGAACGACAGCTATTATGAAAATGTGCTGTGCTTCACCAATAATATTCCGCAGCGCGACGGCGGCACGCACTTGGCGGCGTTCCGCTCTGCGCTGACCCGCACGCTGAACAATTATGCCGAGAAATCGGGCGTGCTGAAGAAAGAGAAAGTCACCCTGACCGGCGACGATATGCGCGAAGGTTTGACTGCGATTGTCTCGGTCAAATTGCCCGACCCCAAATTTTCGAGCCAGACCAAGGACAAGCTGGTCTCGTCCGAAGTGCGGCAGCCGCTGGAAAGCCTTATGGCTGACCGGATGAGCGAATGGCTGGAGGAAAATCCCGGCCATGCGCGCACCGTGATCCAGAAGGTCATCGACGCCGCCGCCGCGCGCGAAGCCGCGCGCAAGGCGCGTGAAGCCAGCCGCAAATCGGTGATGAGCGTCGCGTCCTTGCCCGGCAAGCTGGCCGATTGTCAGGAGAAGGATCCGGCGAAATCCGAACTCTTCCTGGTCGAAGGGGACTCCGCAGGCGGCTCTGCCAAGCAGGGCCGTGACCGGCATTATCAGGCGATCCTTCCGTTGAAGGGTAAGATCCTGAACGTCGAACGCGCGCGTTTTGACCGGATGCTGTCCTCCAAGGAAGTCGGCACGCTCATCCAGGCGATGGGCACCGGCATCGGGCGTGAGGATTTCAACATTGAAAAACTGCGCTACCACAAGATCGTCATCATGACCGACGCTGACGTCGACGGCAGCCATATCCGCACGCTATTGCTCACCTTCTTCTACCGGCAGATGCCGGAGATTATCGAGAATGGCCATCTCTTCATCGCGCAGCCGCCTTTGTACAAGGTCGCAAAGGGACGCAGCGAAATTTATGTGAAGGACGATCGCGCGCTCGACGACCATCTGGTCGAAGTCGGCCTCAATGGTATTGTCCTCGAAGGCGCAGGCGGACAGCGTGCCGGTGCGGATCTGGGCGCTTTGGTCGACCATGCGCGCCGGATGCGCAGCCTGATGGCATTTGTTCCGCGCCGCTATGACCCGACAATTGTCGAGGCGATGGCACTGACCGGCGCACTCGACCCCGAGGCGACCGACCGCACGGCTGCGGTCGCAAAGGCCGCCGCATGGATGGGCGCGCAGGATGTCGAAGGCAAATGGACCGGACGCGTGGCTGCCGATGGCGGCTATCATTTCGAACGGCTGTGGCGCGGCGTCACCGACCACCACATCATCGAAGCGGCCTTCCTTCTGTCTGCTGAAGCACGCAAGCTGCACAAGCTGGCGAGCGAGGAAAGCGCGAGCTACGAAACACCGGCACGTCTGGTCAAGGCAGGCGACGCCGCCATATTGGAGGCTGAGCCAGAACCCGAAACCGACAGCGAAGGCGAAGACATCACCGCCGTCGGCGATCAAGTGCGGCGCGCAGTTACGTCCGCGGGCCTCGGCAACAAGGGTGCGATCACCCGTCCGTCCGAACTGCTCGACGCCGTGCTGGCCGCGGGCCGCAAGGGCCTGTCGATCTCGCGCTACAAAGGCTTGGGCGAAATGAACGCCGAACAGCTTTGGGAAACCACGCTCGACCCCAACCACCGCAGCCTGCTGCGCGTGGAGATCGATCAGGCGGATGTGGCCGACGATATCTTCACCAAATTGATGGGCGAAGTCGTCGAACCCCGGCGCGATTTCATCGTGGAGAATGCGCTGAACGTGGCCAATCTGGACGTTTGAGTTCGGTTTTCGTGCGGAGACCGTAAAGGCAAAGGGCACAATTTCTCACTGCGCGCGTACCGTGGTGAGAAATTGGGGAAGAAATGGTGGACAGGGCTGCTCTCCCTTAAAATCAGTTTTTCAGATGCTTACAATGGCGAACCCTACAAAAACCCTTCACGGTTAACTGCGCCGATCAAAAGCAAAAGGCTAACCGCAATTGCCGAAGTTTTGGCAGATGATGCGGTGCGAAAGGCGCACCAAAACAGGGCAGTTGCCACAGAATTTCCGTTAATCGAACCAGAGTTCGAAAATTGTGTTCGATTGCGAGCGCACCGATGACGGATATTGTCGCTGCAGCTCTTGTATACGCTCGATCGGGCAAAACGGTTTTTCCGTGCCATCGGGAAACAAAACGCCCGCTGATTAAGGGATGGCGGGAAAATGCCACTGCAGATCCAGCATCGATCGAGCAGCAATGGAAATCTTTCCCAGGTGCGATGATTGGCATTCCTACCGGAGTTCCCGCCGGCGCATTTGTTGTCGATATCGATGCCGGCATCGACAAAGATACCGGTGAAATTTTCGAAGCGGCTGAATTGGTCGCGCAGCTGGAATCAAAAATTGGGTGTCAGCTTCCCACTACCCTCACTACCGAAACGCCCCGCGGTGGGCTTCACATTTGGTTTTTGCTCCCACCAGGTGAAAAGATTGGCAATCGAGCTGGAATTATCCCGCGCATCGATGTGAGAGGGACTGGTGGCTATGTGATTGCGCCGCCATCCGTCCGGAACGATGGCAAAAGCTACATATGCAAAAATCCAGATGCGGACATTGCGAGTGCACCTAAGGCGCTTATCGACCTGATTTTAAGAAGGGGAGCCTTTGGGAGCAAATCCTCTGGTTCGCCCTCTCAGGGCAGTGCGCGCAACGATGCAAGCGATGCGCACCGGAAATATGCTTTATCGGCTCTGGATCGAGAGTGCGCAGCAATCAAAAATGCTGCCAGTGGCCAGCGAAATACAGCTTTGCACAATGCTGCAGCTAACATTGCTGAATTTGTTGCAGCTGGGGTTCTTGATGAGCATGCCGCCCTGGCCGCGATCCGAGGATCTGCAGCTGCTAATCCTGGGGGAGATACCTCCAACCAGATTGAAGCGACTATTCAATCCGGATGGGGAAAGGGGATAACGAACCCTCGCGATCTTTCGAGCGTAGCGCTCGATGCGCGCCCTCGTGGGCAGAATAGCCGGTCCTCTTCCCAACCATATCGTAAGCACCCAATGCAGGCCGCTCCCGAGGACATCGAGGCGCTCCATTTGCTATGCTGCCGCTTTCCCATGACTGATATGGGCAATGCAGAGCGGTTTGCGGCGCGTAACCGTCACAGGGTGCGCTGGGTCGATAAGAGCGAGCTTTGGTCGATATATGACGGTCGGAGATGGACGATCGAGGGTGCCGAAGCTGTTGTTGAGCAGTGGGTTTACGAAACGGTTAGAGCGATCGCTGAGGAAGCCCGAGCAATGCGCGATTCCGGTAGACGGGATCTTGGCGAACCAGGCGCGCTCGATGATCTGGTTGAAGAAAAGGACGATGAGGAGGTTTTGGTTTCCGATCTGCTCGCAAAATGGGCGGTTAAGTCCGAAGCGCACGGAAAATTCAGCCGGATAAAGGCATCGGCAAGGCCGCTGGGTCTCACAATTCAGCCCGAGGACTTCGACCGCGATCCATTCCTAATCAATTGCGAAAATGGAACGCTGCAGCTGCTCGATGCGGCCGATGAAAATTCGCCTCGGGCAAGAGTTCATATGCGGCCGCATGACCCGAGCGATCTGATTACCAGGCTAATGCCGGTCAAGTATGATCCGAAGGCGAAAGCGCCGATCTACGATGGCTTTCTGGACAAGGTGCAGCCGGATGAAACAATGCGCCGCTTTTTGCATCAGTGGGCCGGATACTGCCTCACAGGCGATGTCAGCGAGCAAAAGCTCTGCTTTTGGCATGGACGTGGCGCTAACGGTAAATCGACGCTGATAGATACCTGGAGCGTAATTCTCGGGGACTATGCGACGTCGCTGGGGATAGAGTCATTTCTTGACCAGGGCCGGAAAAAATCGGGGTCCGATCATAGCGCCGATCTGGCCAAGCTGGTCGGTGTAAGGCTGGTGAGAACGTCCGAACCTGAAAAGGGCGCTAAGCTCGCTGAGGCTCTGATTAAGCTGGTCACTGGCAATGAGCCGGTTGCAGTGCGTGAGCCATACGCACGGCGAGGCTTCGATCTAAATCCCGCATTCAAGCTTACAGTCGGGGGAAATCACAGGCCGAAAATCACCGGTACGGATGATGGGATCTGGCGCCGCGTACTTCTCGTGCCCTGGACTGTTCAGATTGCAGATGCCGACAAAGATCGAAAGCTGCTCGGCAAGCTACGAAACGAGGCATCGGGCATACTGAACCGGATGATCGAGGGCATGCTCGATTGGCGGCAATGTGGATTGATAGAACCAGAGTCGGTTATCGCAGCGACTGCGCAGTATCGTGACGATAGCGATCCTTTAGGGCGCTTCATAACGCTCTGCTTGAGAAAGGAGGCTGGATCCCGCGTTCAGTCATCTCACCTCTACAAACTGTATAAGGCGTGGGCCGAGGCTGCAGGTGAGACCGCTTGGTCTCAGATGGGTTTCTCTGCCGCTATGGCCGATCGCGGCTATCGCAAGAAGCAATCGAACACCATTCACTGGCTCGATGTAGCGACGCTCAAAGACGTCCACGACTTCATCGACCAGGATGGCAACGTGCTCGACTTCCCCGATGGTTCGCCCTCCTCGCCCTCTTCCCCTCCCGTCTATCAGGAGGATGATTGGCCGTTATGACCTGGGATTGCTGGCCATATGGGAGGCCTGAATGGGAGGCTTTGGGACACCGAAATATATTTATTCGGTCAGCTTTTCTGCGCCTTTGGGACACTTGGGATACTTCGCCGGTGTTCTTTACATCATGTGTGTGCGCGTGTGTGCGCGCACACATAAGAGATAAACTCACATATAAGTGTCCCAAGTGTCCCAAACCCTATCAAATCCTTGGGTTTAGTATCCCTTCAACCCTCCCAATAGTCTCCCAACAACCCTCCCATGTCGGAAAGGACGTAAAATTATGCCGATATCCTCAATTTGCAGCCCTATTGAAGCTCAAGACTCGGCTGAGCTGGTCGCTTCGATCCTTGAAGATGCTGCAGTCCGCCTCCGCATGCTGCTCACTCCCGAGCAGGCTGCCAGTGCGTTTCTTGAAGCTGGGGTATTCGGTATGCTGTCAACTGCAGGGTATGACGCGCTGCTCTCCACTGTCGCGCAATCAACGAAATCGTATGTCGATTGCAGGCATCGAGCCAAAGCAGCAAACTAACCAGCCTTTCCGAGGGCCTTTGGGTCCTCCTGGGGCACAAAGTGTATACGGGAGCCGAAGGCGCTCGTCGTGCGGGTTCCCGATACTTTTCAAACACTTCTTGTTTTTGTTTCGTTTCTGGTGGTTGCCATGATCGGCGGGCTGCAGCAGCTATCGCGACGCCCTGGCATGCCATGCCCGAAGGTAATTCGCCGGTTAATCAATCAAAACCCTGACTTCCCCGTGATCGAAACCGGAAAGCGGGGACGCGCATATCAGTTCGATCTGGATGAGTCGGTTGCATTCATCGAACGATTGCAAGCCCGAGGCGGAATGAGTGCAGCTCGATGGGATGCTGCGATGTCTTCCCTGGGATTGGATATCGATCCCACCGCGCCACAGATCGACCAGCGCCATCCCGTGACCAGGGAACCTCCCTAGCCATACCTAGCGCCCTGGGGGGTGATAATCGGTTCGCAGAAAAGCGCGCCTATCGTTTTGCAAGAATGAAAGATTAGAACAATGCCAAATTCAAATGAAAATGGGCGTCCATTGATCGGGGGTTCAGATCTAAACCGAAGATTTGTCGCGGTGGCTGTTGAAGTTGCTGCAGATGGTATGCTACAAGCCACCCTATCGAGTGAGACGCCGGTGGTGCGTCCATTCGGTAATGAGATATTGGATCACTCGCCGGAAGCGGTGAACCTTGAACGCGCTGCAATGGGATTGCCGCTTCTCATCGATCACGATCTAGAGCGTCAGCTCGGGCGGGTCGAAAATATCCGGCTTAAAGGCCGGAAACTTGTCGGAGACATCCGCCTCTCGGAAAGAGCGGATATGGCGGGCATCGTGGCCGATGTTCGCGAAGGCATCCGGCCTGACATTTCCATAGGATACATAATCGATGAAGCGGTGGAAGTGCCTGGGAGCACTGATTGGCGCATCACGAAATGGACTCTTTACGAAGTCTCATCAGTTGCGCTGCCTGCAGATCACACGGTCGGCATCGGTCGCAGCTTTTCTCAATCATCAAGAAAGGTTCTCACAATGCCACAGAGCAATCAACAAAATCAAAACTCTGATGCAGTAGCGTCTGAACGTCAGCGCATCAGCAACATCACTTCGATGGCTTCCCGCCTCAACATCCCACAGGATCTAGCCACCCGCGCAATCGACGGCGGTTGGCCGGTCGAAAGGTTCATCAACGAATTTCAGAACAACGCGCCCGGGTCGCAAGCTTTCCGGACTGCGGAAAGTGCGCCGAATGATAACCAGTTCGATCGATTGCGCTCTGGCTTCATGCTTACCAGGGCAATTGCAGATACCATCGAGCACGGTAGACTCTCCGGACTTGAAGCCGAAGTTAGTCAAGAATTGATCCGCCGCAACGGTGGGGTAGCGCCAAAAGGTTTTATGGTTCCCACCAGCGCCTTGATGACCCGTGTGCAGCTGGTCGGCACTCCAACCAGCGCGGGCAATCTGGTCGGCACCGACTATCTTGCAGATCAGTTCATCGCGCCACTGCGGAGAAAAACTGCAGTGATGATGGCAGGCGCTACCGTCCTAACCGATCTGGTCGGCAATGCAGTGCTTCCCAGGCAAGATAATGCGACGGCGGGCCAGTGGATCGCGGAAGACGGCGAAGCGACTGAAACCAACCTAACCACCAGTCAGGTTAGCCTCTCGCCCAAAACTGTGACCGGCAATATTTCATGGTCGCGGCAAGCTGCCCTGCAGGCCCTGCCCGCCATGGAGGAAATTGTCCGAAATGACCTTTCGGCACAGCTGGGGATTGCTCTCGATCGAGGCGCTCTGCATGGCCTTGGGGCATCGAACGAGCCTCGGGGTGTATTCAACACTTCGGGCATCGGTTCAGTTGCCCTGGGTGCCAACGGTGCGGCTCCTACCTACGGCTCGATTTTGGATTTGGAATCGGCGATCGCTGCCTCTGATGCGGACAGTGGCAACATGTCTTACATCACCAATACCAAAGTTCGACGGGCCCTTAAATCGACGCAACGGTTCTCCGGAACGGACACGCCGGTATGGATGCCAGGACTTGCTGGCAGTGATCCAGGCTCAGGTGTGATGAACGGGTATCCGGCATATGCTACCAACAATGTCCGATCGGATTTTACCAAAGGATCCGGCACTGCCTTGTCAGGTATCGTGTTCGGGAATTGGTCGGAATTGGTAATCGGACTTTGGGGCGGGCTTGACCTGGTGGTTGATCCTTACACCAACTCGCAAAAGGGCCGTGTCCGGATTAGCGCATTCCTATCCGCCGACATTAGCGTCAAACATGCGGCGAGCTTCGCGGCAATCGTCGACGCAATAGCGCCGTAATTGAGATTCGGCGGCGGTTCGTCCCCTTCAGCCGCCGATGAGATCGAGCAAGCCCTGATCAGCTTGGCTCGATCATTTCGAACCCGTCCGCGCCTAGCCATCGCGGGCGGGTTTTTTAGACCAATATTTGGAGAATTTCAGCGGTCAGCCAGAAAGGTCCGAATTATAGAACGGATGACTGCAGGCCGCGTAACTTCGCCCTCTTGCTGGGTCGCAATGTACGCATCGAGCGCTTCAAGCTCAGCAGGCGGAAAGCGGACATTGATAGGCGTCGCTCCAACTGGCGGGCGACCTCTTCCTTTTTTGTTAGCGCTAGATATTGACATAACGTTTTTCTGATGCCAGAAAATGCAAGCCGATGCAAGGCTGCAACCCTGCATCGGCTCTAACTTTCAACATGGAGAAGTGCCATGCCTCAAGCTGAACACACGCATAAACAATCGAGTGCTGAATTTGCACCGACAATTTTGGAAAATCGCCGATCGGGCTCCCCTGAATGGTCCGCTGCTGAATGGGTATCAGAGTTTGAAAGCCTAGGAGGTTTCATCAATTCGAACGGCCTTGGATGGCTCGCTTCGGAGGGGAACCCCCAAGGGTGGAAGACCAGGGCAACTGAAATGATGCGCGAGTTAGACGATGCGCTCCGGTACGCGCAGGTTATGTCGATCTGGCAGAAGCGCAGCGCGCCCTGCACGGGAGGCCAGTGATATGACTAGCGTCTCAATAAAGATTGTCAGTCTCGATGCCCAGCGCCGCGCAAAGCGCCGCGAGAGGATCCGCGCCCCATTTAAAAACAACGGGTCCGCGAAAACCCTTCATGAAGCTCGGCAGATGCTCATTGGCAGTGTTGAACCAAAGCCCCGCATGGCAGATTTTGCTAATCCTCTGGCCTTTGGTTTGGCCCGCGAAATCTGGTTCGAGCGGCGATTAGCGAGATATCACCAGGTGATTTTTGGTGACAATTTAGTTGAAAGGTCCGGCGATGATTGAACGTTCCGATAATGTTTTGAGGTTCGAGCCGGTTCGCAAATCAAGCGCATCCGAGGGCGAAGCAAAATCGACATGTAAGACTTTGCAGGAAGCTCGGGAGCGGATCCTATCGGAATTGCCACCGAAGCCCATATTCACAGGAATGAGCGAATTTCAGGCTGCAGAAGTAGCGATGAATTGGCTGCTCGATGCTAACTTCATTTATAAATCTGCGGTGTTCGGACTGCCTCCCGAAGTCTCCGAAATTTGAACCGTAATCGACAGATAATATTTCCATTGACATAATGTGTTCGCATGAGGCATTAGCTTGTGCGAACACATTAGGAGCCTCAGAACGTGAGCAGCTTGAATTTCGATGAACCCCGCTTTCCGTTAAGTGCGACTGCACGAGCAACGGGATGGAACCTGCTCACTCTTCGCGACTACATGGCTCGCGGGAAATTTGAATGGCACGAAACAGATTCGCAGGCTGCTGCACCTGGTGGACGAAGCCTTTTATCGTTGCGAAGCGTAGTTCGTCTGGGCATCACTTTTGAGCTGTGGTCGATCGGTGTGTCTCCAAAAGATGCCTAT from the Sphingorhabdus lacus genome contains:
- the gyrB gene encoding DNA topoisomerase (ATP-hydrolyzing) subunit B; its protein translation is MQDTPEERTGDSAASPNLNEYGADSIKVLKGLDAVRKRPGMYIGDTDDGSGLHHMVFEVSDNAIDEALAGHCDLVLIELNPDGSVSVEDNGRGIPTGMHKEEGVSAAEVIMTQLHAGGKFENTSDDNAYKVSGGLHGVGVSVVNALSEFLELTIWREGKEHWMRFEHGDAVGPLKVVGDAPEGKKGTRVTFMASTETFKNVLEFDFDKLEHRYRELAFLNSGVRILLRDKRHEDIKEHDLFYEGGIGAFVKYLDRNKTALLADPIAISSNRDGIGIDVALEWNDSYYENVLCFTNNIPQRDGGTHLAAFRSALTRTLNNYAEKSGVLKKEKVTLTGDDMREGLTAIVSVKLPDPKFSSQTKDKLVSSEVRQPLESLMADRMSEWLEENPGHARTVIQKVIDAAAAREAARKAREASRKSVMSVASLPGKLADCQEKDPAKSELFLVEGDSAGGSAKQGRDRHYQAILPLKGKILNVERARFDRMLSSKEVGTLIQAMGTGIGREDFNIEKLRYHKIVIMTDADVDGSHIRTLLLTFFYRQMPEIIENGHLFIAQPPLYKVAKGRSEIYVKDDRALDDHLVEVGLNGIVLEGAGGQRAGADLGALVDHARRMRSLMAFVPRRYDPTIVEAMALTGALDPEATDRTAAVAKAAAWMGAQDVEGKWTGRVAADGGYHFERLWRGVTDHHIIEAAFLLSAEARKLHKLASEESASYETPARLVKAGDAAILEAEPEPETDSEGEDITAVGDQVRRAVTSAGLGNKGAITRPSELLDAVLAAGRKGLSISRYKGLGEMNAEQLWETTLDPNHRSLLRVEIDQADVADDIFTKLMGEVVEPRRDFIVENALNVANLDV
- a CDS encoding phage major capsid protein; this translates as MPNSNENGRPLIGGSDLNRRFVAVAVEVAADGMLQATLSSETPVVRPFGNEILDHSPEAVNLERAAMGLPLLIDHDLERQLGRVENIRLKGRKLVGDIRLSERADMAGIVADVREGIRPDISIGYIIDEAVEVPGSTDWRITKWTLYEVSSVALPADHTVGIGRSFSQSSRKVLTMPQSNQQNQNSDAVASERQRISNITSMASRLNIPQDLATRAIDGGWPVERFINEFQNNAPGSQAFRTAESAPNDNQFDRLRSGFMLTRAIADTIEHGRLSGLEAEVSQELIRRNGGVAPKGFMVPTSALMTRVQLVGTPTSAGNLVGTDYLADQFIAPLRRKTAVMMAGATVLTDLVGNAVLPRQDNATAGQWIAEDGEATETNLTTSQVSLSPKTVTGNISWSRQAALQALPAMEEIVRNDLSAQLGIALDRGALHGLGASNEPRGVFNTSGIGSVALGANGAAPTYGSILDLESAIAASDADSGNMSYITNTKVRRALKSTQRFSGTDTPVWMPGLAGSDPGSGVMNGYPAYATNNVRSDFTKGSGTALSGIVFGNWSELVIGLWGGLDLVVDPYTNSQKGRVRISAFLSADISVKHAASFAAIVDAIAP
- a CDS encoding phage/plasmid primase, P4 family; this translates as MTDIVAAALVYARSGKTVFPCHRETKRPLIKGWRENATADPASIEQQWKSFPGAMIGIPTGVPAGAFVVDIDAGIDKDTGEIFEAAELVAQLESKIGCQLPTTLTTETPRGGLHIWFLLPPGEKIGNRAGIIPRIDVRGTGGYVIAPPSVRNDGKSYICKNPDADIASAPKALIDLILRRGAFGSKSSGSPSQGSARNDASDAHRKYALSALDRECAAIKNAASGQRNTALHNAAANIAEFVAAGVLDEHAALAAIRGSAAANPGGDTSNQIEATIQSGWGKGITNPRDLSSVALDARPRGQNSRSSSQPYRKHPMQAAPEDIEALHLLCCRFPMTDMGNAERFAARNRHRVRWVDKSELWSIYDGRRWTIEGAEAVVEQWVYETVRAIAEEARAMRDSGRRDLGEPGALDDLVEEKDDEEVLVSDLLAKWAVKSEAHGKFSRIKASARPLGLTIQPEDFDRDPFLINCENGTLQLLDAADENSPRARVHMRPHDPSDLITRLMPVKYDPKAKAPIYDGFLDKVQPDETMRRFLHQWAGYCLTGDVSEQKLCFWHGRGANGKSTLIDTWSVILGDYATSLGIESFLDQGRKKSGSDHSADLAKLVGVRLVRTSEPEKGAKLAEALIKLVTGNEPVAVREPYARRGFDLNPAFKLTVGGNHRPKITGTDDGIWRRVLLVPWTVQIADADKDRKLLGKLRNEASGILNRMIEGMLDWRQCGLIEPESVIAATAQYRDDSDPLGRFITLCLRKEAGSRVQSSHLYKLYKAWAEAAGETAWSQMGFSAAMADRGYRKKQSNTIHWLDVATLKDVHDFIDQDGNVLDFPDGSPSSPSSPPVYQEDDWPL